A segment of the bacterium genome:
ACGACCCAGAGACCGCTGACGAGGAAGTACAGCTGCAGCGCGGCGTGCGTCTCGCGCTTGTCCCACCCCCGCGCCGCGGCGTAGAGCGAGGCGACGGGGCCATTGGCGTTGAAGGCGCCGCCGAGCAGGCCCGCGACCGCCCCCGCCGCGAGGGCCGGGCCGCGACCGGGGCCCAGCGTCAGGCGGCGCGCCCCCAGCAGCGCGGC
Coding sequences within it:
- a CDS encoding TSUP family transporter, whose protein sequence is AALLGARRLTLGPGRGPALAAGAVAGLLGGAFNANGPVASLYAAARGWDKRETHAALQLYFLVSGLWVVTLHGATGITSRAVLGAALLALPFLAAGAWAGWLVHRRMGEERYRRVLLLSLAAAGAVLLVAAARG